TCCAAATCCTATTTGGCCCATGCCTTTTCCTAGCCTGCAACTTTGAATGCACCATGCATTTCTGGCCAAGGTCAAGGTGCAGATAACGCGCAACTATTGCGCTTCACTACTAGGTCGCTTGACCGACCGGTCATATACCTGCCCCTGTCTCAAGGCAAGGCACATACAAAAATAGTTGAAAGAGGGGACCTCTTTGTTGCGAATAATTTAATATTGTATCGGCAGCTTAAGATCCTGCTGTAAATATTCCTTGGGAAACCCTATTTTGTAAGTCATGAattttaaaaataatttcatgGGTCTGTAAAACAGATAGATAATAGAGTAAATAATTACACAGCAAATGACAGATAAGAACAGAGAGAAACAAGGAAAACATATTCTTCAAATGATAATAGCACAACAAACGACTGAAAATGGGTCAGAATCACCATCACTCCTTAACTCAAGTCTACATAATCATCTATTTATTCTTGATCGGTGTCTACCACATCATCCTTGCTATCATTCAACCATTTCACTATCACGTAGATCACAAAGAAAGACAAAACAAAGAAGATACAACCAAGAATACAAACAGGAATTGCAAGTCCAGGTACGTGGCCTAACACTGTATAGGTTCCTGCCACGAATGCCACCATCATTGCAAAGATAGAGAGCAGATTGCATATAATTGTCGTCATGAGTAGCCTTTCGTTCTTGAAGTCAGTTTGAAttgatgaaaaatttgaaaatgatACCATTTTGCCCACAAATTGGATCAAAATAGCCAAAGCAGAGAGAACCATGGCCAAACTGTTAGAAACTATAAACACGATAAAAGACGGTTTACTAACTAGTAAGGCCATGCCTTCGTCTGGTCGGTCGTTGTTGTAACCTCCAGGTAATGTAAAATTCGCTGCAAATGCAACAGTTGCTATGAGTGCTGACACCACCAAAAGGGTTTGGTTATAATACTCCATCTGTTCTCTCCTAGTTTTTTCTGTTTCCTTAAACTCAGCtgaatttctaaattttacttcCTTAGCTTCTCTCTGGAATCAATTAATTGGTAACCAGCAGAAACGAAGGAATTGTTAGAAATGAAGTTTGAAAGTTCGTATTAGTGATTAAATCTTGTTCCCCAATGATAACAAATTAAACTAAAGCAAGAAACTAAAATACATATATAATTCTAAAAGAGaacctaagctaaaaaatcaCCCTAACGAATAAAGTGGCGTAATATTACACTCACCATGTCTTGGGCGTAAGTGGGTTAGCATGATATAATAAACAGTTTTATTAAACTCATTTGTTGTTTAATGCATCGGGTAACAACATAGTGAAAAAGAATCTTTTTTTTTAAGTAGAGAAAACAGAGATCTATACCTCTTCGCGGATAAGAGCTTCCTCAAACTTCACAATTTCATCCGCGTCCCTGGTAGTCTGCATTACACTGGTGTTACGTGAGAGGATGTAAGAGAAGTTGGGGTGCATTTGACAAGGTTCTTTTCCGTTTTTATCTTTCATTCTTATAATTGTCTCCACCACCGTATCTGAGCTAATCTCGTTTAGAACGTATTTGAGTACATTGGAATTATTATACTGAGCAGCAACATGAAGAAAATTTCTTCCTTTATTGTCTAGCACTTCCCAGCAATCCAGGCAGTGTTGAATCATCTTTTTCATTGCATTTATACTCCCATAATCACCATTTGCTGCTGCGTGGTGGAGAGCTGTCATACCATCTTTATCAGAAATATAACAAACAGATGGATTGACTTCCATTACCGCATCAAGGAACTCATTGTTATCGTACAGCACTGCGTAATGAAGTGCAGTACGCCCATTTTTGTCAACTTCTTTTACTATATGTCTCAATAGATAGACCAATCTTGAATATTCCTCTGTTGCAAATATTTTATCCGCTGTTaacttaaaattctaaaaataggaAATTTCGGACATTTACCCATATTACATGGGACTTTTTAAAATTAATTGATACCTTTAAAGGAGTCGGAATCTCGCAGTGCTAGTGCATGCAACGTCGTCCTTCCACCGGGGGCACCATAGCTTTGGGATGGACAAATCTTGAGCATATAGTCCACAAGATCAGGAGTCCCGAACTTGACAGCAAGGTAAAGTGGAGTCTCACCGGAATCGTTGGCGAAATATTCAAAACCTGGGTCTGCACTTCTTAATATCTTTGATATCCTAGAGTCTGTTTGACATAGCAGCGCCTCGTGAAGCGCTGTATTCTTTGATTTATTTGCAATCCTCACAAGTTGCTCCACACTGCTTTTACACGTTGCTTTTTGTTCAGCTGGCAATATCCCTTTTTCGACATCAATATCGTCATAGTCTTCATCTTCCCCGATCACTTGAGAATTTCCAGCTTGATCAATAAATAGTGAAACTATGTCTGTTGACCCTGACCTTGCTGCTATATGTAAAGGAGTATTTCCGTTAATGTTTTGTTGCATTAACATCTCCAACGATTTTGATGAACCGCATTCGTATAAGATTTTGACAACTGCACAACAACGTGCAGGGAATTGTTGTTGATATCGGTTCGGCGGAGAAGATGGTTATCAACGTCGTCCTCGTCCTTGTTAGGAGCTGTTCGCGCCAGAAGTTGTTTCAGGGAATCAATATCCCCTGATTTTATCGCTTCATACAAACTGGAAAGATCTGTACTAGTTTGTTCGAGTCTAGAACTAGAACTCGCCATTTCTAGATCTATAGTGGGAGCTAGAAGGCTTGTGCAAGATGTGATAAGATGGGAGATATATAATTCTATACAAGTCATGAGGTATTGAAAGACGAACCGAAATTTAAAGAAATCTCTGTCACCAAAGTATCCTTCCACACAAAGTCACAAACCTACGCATCAAACACTCTGAAAACATTATAAACACGATTGTCTActttaatcaataaaaatatatactttCGCAGTGAAAGTTGGTCGTACCTGTGAAATGTGAGAGTTGGCAAATGATATTCTAATGATGAATTTTCTTTTTGCATTCTGATCCATATCTTCTATCGAATATATCCAACTAATCCACCAAAAACAGAAGACAGAATATTTTTTAACAAAATCCAAGACACAGACATAACTTGAGAGGGAACTAAATGTGACTTCCATATTAAGGAAACTTTATACAAATGTAGGATTGTTTATTTCATTCCTAATTCGTTGTTTACTGAAAAAGTAGGATGTTATTCTAAATTCGGTAAGATGATGTTGGTGTAAAAATCAACAATAAGGTCGTTCAAGTGCGTTCTATTTTCTTATCCAAAACTTGATTCTGTGGTGTTGTGAGAAAGAAACTTTCAAGTTTATTGACAGTGTGCAAGTCCTGCACCACTGGGAGTCGATCATCCATCTGTAATGTGTCTAGTCTTCCATGACTAGCTGTTGTATTTGGCTGAActttttctcttttaatataaCTTTTCCTTTTCGAAAAAAATTTCTTATCCAAAACTTGTATCATCACAATGTTGAATAAAGAATCACTACGTACCGGTAGAGGTATAAACTGGGCCCGGCTAGCATGGGCACAGCCCAACATGGCACGTGAATTAGTCGAGCACGGCACAACATGTTAGCTTAATGTGCCGAGCTGGTTAAGAGTAATTGGCACAGTGACACAACACATCACAGACAAGCACGTGACGCATCACGACATAGCATGGTAACAAAGCACGTCATAACGTTATAAAATACTGCAAAACACGGCACAATACaacatatttttttgtatatttcacaaaagggTGTTTGATCTAACCATTTTTTGGAATTCTATCTTCGTTGTGTCGAACTAttttaataaaaatacatataatATCTAAATATgttgaaaatatttattttggaaaatataaaataaatgtgccAGGCACACCACGACACGGCACGTAACGTTCTCAAACACGACACAACACGGCACGTCGTAATTTCTGACACGGCACACCACGACACATAGCACGGCGTGCCTCCTTTTAATGGGATGTGCTCGGCTGTGACAACACATTCTACACCTCCAGCTACAAGTGCAGCGAAGGGAAGGATTACAAGTGTGTTGATGATAACTACGGAAGCGAACATAGACAACATACCATGATGACCTCACCACTTATCTAAGAAATTCAGATGACAAAATttgcctggcatttttaggggcgaccccaaaaggattaggggcgatttttttattcccaacccatacacaacgttaagggatgtccaaaaacgcggagaatacgttaatgcccttACACAATCAGAAGcttttttgtgtccaattaatATAACGCAATCGGAAGCTTATTAACGTGATTATACTACCGATTAAGTGCATTTTTGTGCCTAACTCGTATCTGGCTTCTATAACAATCGGTAGGACTGAGAACCTCACTAAGCTACTAATTATATTACCTCCTAAATTCCCAAAATTGGTGACTTCGTCAAAGAAGAAATTTGGGGAAACTTAGAATCGGTAGGCAGGTTAACTATCGATTATTCTAGTCCCCAAATTCGAAAAAAATGAGATttctgcaaaaacaaaatttggggcaactgtataatcggaagtcctattatctaccgattattttaGTTCTCAAATTCGAAAAAATTAAGATTTCTGCAAAAAGCAAATTTGGGgcaactgtataatcggaagttacatcacctaatttgactaccgattatacagTTTCCCCAACAAAATAGAGTCGTTGGAACTCTAAACTCTATATAAGGATTGTATCCTTTTACCCTTTATGGAACACAAATACCTTTAAACTCTCTccaacatcatcttcaacataatgCCCCAACCATTCATCAATCCAACGGAGTTCACGATTGAAGAATATTTATCTTTATGTAGGCGCTATGTTCAATTCTATCCAAGACGAGGAGAAGAACGTAGGCAAGGCGACAtaatgagtatgagttatttggggaGAATTCACGAGAAATTCTGCGCCGACACCGGTAACCCAAACAACCGCCACTCCGCT
This is a stretch of genomic DNA from Papaver somniferum cultivar HN1 chromosome 1, ASM357369v1, whole genome shotgun sequence. It encodes these proteins:
- the LOC113362531 gene encoding uncharacterized protein LOC113362531 encodes the protein MQQNINGNTPLHIAARSGSTDIVSLFIDQAGNSQVIGEDEDYDDIDVEKGILPAEQKATCKSSVEQLVRIANKSKNTALHEALLCQTDSRISKILRSADPGFEYFANDSGETPLYLAVKFGTPDLVDYMLKICPSQSYGAPGGRTTLHALALRDSDSFKEEYSRLVYLLRHIVKEVDKNGRTALHYAVLYDNNEFLDAVMEVNPSVCYISDKDGMTALHHAAANGDYGSINAMKKMIQHCLDCWEVLDNKGRNFLHVAAQYNNSNVLKYVLNEISSDTVVETIIRMKDKNGKEPCQMHPNFSYILSRNTSVMQTTRDADEIVKFEEALIREEREAKEVKFRNSAEFKETEKTRREQMEYYNQTLLVVSALIATVAFAANFTLPGGYNNDRPDEGMALLVSKPSFIVFIVSNSLAMVLSALAILIQFVGKMVSFSNFSSIQTDFKNERLLMTTIICNLLSIFAMMVAFVAGTYTVLGHVPGLAIPVCILGCIFFVLSFFVIYVIVKWLNDSKDDVVDTDQE